From a single Nicotiana tabacum cultivar K326 chromosome 8, ASM71507v2, whole genome shotgun sequence genomic region:
- the LOC107827369 gene encoding succinate--CoA ligase [ADP-forming] subunit beta, mitochondrial: MVRGMLRKLANQSLSVAGKWQQQQLRRLNIHEYQGAELMGKYGINVPKGVAVASLDALKKAIQDVLPNQNEVVVKSQVLAGGRGLGTFKNGFQGGVHIVKADQAEEIAAKMLGQILVTKQTGAQGKVVSKVYLCEKMSLVNEMYFSIILDRATAGPLIIACRKGGTSIEDLAEKFPDMIIKVPIDVFKGISDEDAAKVVDGLAPKVADRNDSIEQVKKLYKLFCESDCTMLEINPLAETSDNKLVAADAKLNFDDNASYRQKEIFALRDSSQEDPREVAAAKADLNYIGLDGEIGCMVNGAGLAMATMDIIKLHGGTPANFLDVGGNATEGQVVEAFKILTADEKVKAILVNIFGGIMKCDVIASGIVNAAKQVQLKVPVVVRLEGTNVEQGKRILKESGMTLITAEDLDDAAEKAVKALA, from the exons ATGGTGAGAGGAATGCTGCGTAAACTTGCCAATCAGTCTCTCTCAGTCGCCGGAAAATGGCAGCAGCAACAGCTCCGCCGCCTCAACATTCACGAGTATCAG GGAGCTGAGTTGATGGGCAAATATGGGATCAATGTGCCTAAAGGTGTTGCTGTTGCTTCCCTTGATGCACTGAAAAAAGCAATTCAGGATGTGCTCCCAAACCAAAACGAG GTTGTTGTTAAATCCCAAGTCCTTGCTGGTGGACGTGGCCTTGGAACGTTCAAGAATGGATTTCAGGGTGGAGTTCATATTGTCAAGGCTGATCAGGCTGAAGAGATTGCCG CTAAAATGCTTGGACAGATTCTTGTTACTAAACAAACAGGAGCTCAAGGAAAAGTTGTCAGCAAG GTTTACCTATGTGAAAAGATGTCCTTGGTTAATGAAATGTACTTTTCGATTATACTTGATCGTGCAACTGCTGGTCCT CTCATTATTGCTTGCCGGAAGGGTGGAACCAGCATTGAAGACCTTGCAGAAAAATTCCCCGACATGATTATAAAG GTTCCTATTGATGTTTTCAAAGGAATCAGTGATGAAGATGCTGCAAAGGTTGTTGATGGTTTGGCTCCAAAAGTAGCTGACAGAAACGATTCAATTGAACAAGTAAAAAAGTTATACAAACTTTTCTGTGAATCTGACTGCACAATGTTAGAG ATCAACCCCCTTGCTGAAACATCTGATAACAAGTTGGTAGCTGCTGATGCTAAGCTCAATTTTGATGATAATGCTTCTTACCGTCAAAAAGAAATTTTTGCTCTCCGTGATTCATCACAAGAGGATCCTCGTGAG GTTGCTGCTGCTAAAGCAGATTTGAATTATATTGGCTTGGATGGAGAAATTGGTTGCATGGTTAATGGTGCTGGATTGGCAATGGCTACGATGGATATAATTAAGCTCCATGGAGGAACTCCAGCCAATTTTCTAGATGTGGGTGGAAATGCTACTGAAGGCCAG GTTGTGGAGGCCTTCAAAATTTTGACTGCAGATGAGAAGGTGAAGGCAATTTTGGTGAACATCTTTGGAGGAATAATGAAGTGTGATGTGATAGCCAGTGGTATTGTTAATGCTGCCAAACAG GTTCAACTGAAAGTGCCTGTGGTTGTTCGTCTGGAAGGCACCAATGTTGAACAAGGGAAGAGAATTCTGAAG GAAAGTGGCATGACACTTATAACTGCCGAGGATTTAGATGATGCGGCTGAAAAAGCAGTCAAAGCCTTAGCCTAG